In one window of Haloimpatiens sp. FM7315 DNA:
- a CDS encoding undecaprenyl-diphosphate phosphatase: MILDFMEILKVIFFGIVEGITEWLPISSTGHMLLVDEFITLNMSEAFKEMFLVVIQLGAILAVVIMFWNKMFPFQFGDKTKPIIKKSTFSLWFKVVVACIPGAVITLLFDDYIEAHLQTPVVIGTALIFYGVAFIIIEMWNKKRLPIITKLDDINYQTAFLIGIFQVLSIIPGTSRSGATIIGALLIGVSRVAAAEFTFFLAVPVMFGLSAIKILKFGFSFTSTELLILGIGMAVAFTVSILVIKFLMGYIKKHDFKAFGWYRIVLGAIVILYFTVMS, from the coding sequence ATGATACTTGATTTTATGGAAATTTTGAAAGTTATATTTTTTGGCATTGTAGAGGGAATTACGGAATGGTTGCCTATCAGTAGTACTGGGCATATGCTTCTTGTGGACGAGTTTATAACTCTCAATATGAGCGAAGCATTTAAGGAAATGTTTTTGGTTGTCATACAGCTTGGAGCAATCCTTGCTGTAGTCATTATGTTTTGGAATAAGATGTTTCCATTTCAATTTGGTGACAAAACGAAGCCAATCATCAAAAAAAGTACCTTTTCGCTTTGGTTTAAAGTTGTGGTTGCCTGTATTCCAGGAGCAGTTATAACGCTCCTGTTTGATGATTATATAGAAGCTCATTTACAAACACCTGTGGTAATTGGAACAGCTCTAATTTTCTATGGTGTAGCTTTTATCATAATTGAGATGTGGAATAAAAAACGTCTACCAATTATTACAAAGTTAGATGATATTAACTATCAAACTGCTTTTTTGATTGGTATATTTCAGGTGCTTTCCATTATTCCTGGCACTTCACGATCAGGTGCTACAATTATAGGTGCGTTGTTGATTGGTGTATCAAGAGTTGCGGCAGCGGAATTTACATTTTTTCTTGCGGTTCCGGTTATGTTTGGTTTAAGTGCTATTAAAATATTGAAATTCGGCTTTTCCTTTACGAGCACAGAATTACTTATTTTAGGAATAGGTATGGCGGTGGCATTTACGGTATCTATTCTAGTTATAAAGTTTCTTATGGGTTATATTAAAAAACATGATTTCAAGGCATTTGGTTGGTATCGAATTGTGCTTGGAGCAATTGTTATCCTATACTTCACAGTTATGTCTTGA
- a CDS encoding nucleotidyl transferase AbiEii/AbiGii toxin family protein — MSSIAMSLKAKIKNLAKSKDMSAQVILQNYMFERFLERISKSQYKNKFILKGGMLIAAMVGIDNRSTMDMDATIKGYPLNEEALSQAIKEICEINVGDDVIFSFVKVEAIREDDDYGGFRVSIKSMLDTIITPMQIGITTGDAITPKEILYSLKKIFEESTIDIWAYNIESVLAEKYETILRRGEFNTRPRDFYDVYILTKSQDFDRNLFHEALLKTAEHRGTQHIFDGINKRIATIGNSKELKNLWSKYRKNYNYAKDISYEEILAVLDDLMIPIK; from the coding sequence ATGAGTAGTATTGCAATGAGCTTAAAAGCTAAAATAAAGAATCTTGCCAAAAGTAAAGATATGTCAGCACAAGTTATTTTACAAAACTATATGTTTGAGAGATTTTTAGAGCGTATATCAAAATCACAATATAAAAATAAATTCATATTAAAAGGTGGTATGCTTATAGCTGCAATGGTTGGGATAGATAATCGTTCAACAATGGATATGGATGCAACTATAAAGGGATATCCTTTAAACGAGGAAGCTTTAAGCCAAGCAATAAAAGAAATTTGTGAAATTAATGTGGGTGATGATGTAATATTTTCATTTGTAAAAGTAGAAGCAATTAGAGAAGACGATGATTACGGTGGCTTTAGAGTAAGCATCAAGTCAATGTTAGATACAATTATAACTCCTATGCAGATAGGTATTACAACAGGGGATGCCATAACCCCTAAAGAAATTTTATATAGTCTTAAAAAGATTTTTGAAGAGAGTACTATTGATATTTGGGCGTATAACATTGAAAGTGTTTTGGCTGAGAAATATGAAACTATATTAAGGCGTGGCGAATTTAACACAAGACCAAGAGATTTTTATGATGTTTATATTTTAACAAAAAGTCAAGATTTTGATAGAAATTTATTTCATGAGGCACTTTTAAAAACAGCAGAGCATAGAGGTACACAGCATATATTTGATGGGATAAATAAAAGAATAGCTACAATTGGAAATAGTAAAGAACTTAAAAATTTATGGAGTAAATATAGGAAAAACTATAATTATGCTAAGGATATTTCATATGAAGAAATTTTAGCTGTTTTAGATGATTTAATGATACCTATTAAATAA
- a CDS encoding ABC transporter permease, with translation MLKLIYCELLKLKHSKMLLISILGVMATPFMMLIESLQTHFAHPERVFTLANVYDNSLLYIMLLTNMMIYVVITAYLFSREYTEHTLKTILPIPISRRKLLYSKFCTLFLWIIMLTLVTWVGILALSGIYHVVFGMKGYNLFVAIKWLFKFILGSILMFLTVSPFAYIAQKTKGFVAPVIASAVIVMGSAALCNQDFGALYPWTATFFLIKGRMQGAGYPVPLAIGVIAIVSAVGFLMTFNYFKKEDLK, from the coding sequence TTGCTTAAGCTTATTTACTGCGAATTATTAAAACTAAAGCATTCAAAAATGCTGCTTATCAGTATCTTGGGGGTTATGGCTACTCCATTTATGATGCTTATAGAATCCCTGCAAACTCACTTTGCACACCCAGAGCGTGTTTTCACATTGGCTAACGTTTATGATAACAGTTTGCTGTATATTATGCTCTTAACCAATATGATGATTTATGTGGTAATCACCGCCTATTTGTTCAGCCGTGAGTATACAGAACATACGTTAAAAACTATTTTACCAATACCGATTTCAAGGAGAAAATTACTGTATAGCAAATTTTGCACCCTGTTTCTTTGGATTATTATGCTCACACTTGTAACATGGGTAGGTATCCTAGCTTTATCAGGAATATATCATGTTGTTTTTGGCATGAAGGGATACAACTTGTTTGTTGCTATCAAATGGTTATTTAAGTTTATACTTGGGAGTATCCTCATGTTTTTAACAGTTTCCCCGTTTGCTTATATAGCTCAAAAAACAAAAGGGTTTGTAGCACCAGTGATTGCATCGGCGGTTATTGTTATGGGAAGCGCAGCACTCTGTAATCAAGACTTCGGAGCATTATATCCATGGACAGCTACATTTTTTCTGATTAAGGGCAGAATGCAGGGTGCAGGATATCCAGTTCCTTTAGCGATAGGAGTCATTGCTATTGTATCTGCTGTTGGTTTTTTGATGACATTTAATTACTTCAAAAAGGAGGATTTGAAATAA
- a CDS encoding type IV toxin-antitoxin system AbiEi family antitoxin domain-containing protein encodes MDYIKKLEDLIKENNGTIVTSDLDKFNIPRIYLTKLMDMGKIERVKRGVYVAVGEIEDEMFYMQTKYSKLIYSHETALFIHELTDRTPFEYSVTVPSGYKAPQNVSDNNKIYYIKRELHLLGVVTAKTSFGNEIKVYDVERTICDILRSRERIDIQIVTQALKDYVRLKTTDFNKLSEYAKVFRVNEILRKYMEVLL; translated from the coding sequence ATGGATTATATAAAAAAATTAGAAGATTTGATTAAGGAAAACAATGGAACGATAGTAACATCCGATTTAGATAAATTTAATATTCCTAGGATATACTTAACAAAGTTAATGGATATGGGAAAAATAGAAAGAGTTAAAAGAGGAGTATATGTTGCAGTTGGTGAGATAGAGGATGAAATGTTTTATATGCAAACAAAGTATTCAAAGCTTATCTATTCACATGAAACAGCTTTATTTATTCATGAGCTTACTGATAGAACTCCATTTGAGTATTCTGTTACTGTGCCAAGTGGTTATAAAGCTCCTCAAAATGTTAGTGATAATAATAAAATTTACTACATAAAAAGAGAATTACATCTATTAGGGGTTGTTACAGCTAAGACTTCTTTTGGAAATGAAATCAAAGTATATGATGTTGAAAGAACTATTTGTGATATTTTAAGGAGCAGAGAAAGAATAGATATTCAAATAGTTACTCAAGCTTTAAAGGATTACGTTAGGTTAAAAACTACTGACTTTAATAAGCTTTCTGAATATGCAAAAGTGTTTAGGGTTAATGAGATACTTAGAAAATATATGGAGGTGCTTCTATGA